In one window of Kosmotoga pacifica DNA:
- a CDS encoding cation:proton antiporter, with translation MTTLIVFLSLIAFGAVLALLRIFRGPTLSDRVAALDIMNVIVTGVIVLFALIEENPLFLDIALVYAALSFLETVVVARYLEGRK, from the coding sequence ATGACAACCCTGATTGTCTTCCTTTCACTAATCGCTTTTGGCGCAGTTCTTGCTCTCTTAAGAATCTTCCGCGGTCCAACCCTCTCTGATAGAGTGGCAGCTTTGGATATCATGAACGTCATTGTCACCGGGGTCATCGTATTGTTCGCGCTCATAGAAGAAAACCCGCTCTTCCTTGATATAGCACTTGTGTACGCGGCACTTTCATTCCTCGAAACGGTGGTTGTGGCGCGGTATCTGGAGGGGAGAAAATGA
- a CDS encoding GGDEF domain-containing protein has translation MFSEEFEIRVRKAHLPPMVIYLSENLNIKFDVSLKVHRDPSQVPYAVFQLVKALRKMKIPIQSVRYVDDPRDQSAFIKVEKGTQLSYELLKRSVEDIIYHLLSTDKGKEVLFPLFYEAANLSNALSNLNALLSEATRSLDWGKITYAVFTGLTAGYCGSFNRAFFLHYVPKEEKFEITSAFGPADNEEAHRVWEEIELLDMGLSDFFANYNQKAFESRLEKRVKGIEITFSEFEGTSLQEIVEKKKMYHIQSVEELPETLRNKLGFSGEMLAVPVFTSMRFFGIFLLDNYFDKKPISRLQKKVAEIFSKQYSVLWESHILFSKTKELAEKDSITGLYNRHELNKFINDQTSFDTDICSLVFIDVDRFKAVNDKHGHSEGDRVLKKIGDIILSETRTGVDRAFRYGGDEFVILLPLEKNAARNVIERIKKRIETTTPVSISYGIASFPDDSKDFHELLKLADKRTYLMKREKSE, from the coding sequence TTGTTCAGTGAGGAGTTCGAAATAAGGGTAAGAAAAGCGCATTTACCCCCAATGGTAATCTATTTAAGTGAAAATCTCAATATAAAATTCGATGTTTCACTGAAGGTACATAGGGACCCTTCGCAGGTCCCTTATGCTGTTTTTCAGCTTGTCAAAGCATTGAGAAAGATGAAAATCCCGATTCAAAGCGTGAGATATGTGGATGATCCTCGGGACCAGAGTGCCTTCATCAAAGTGGAAAAGGGAACACAATTGAGTTACGAGCTTCTAAAAAGAAGCGTAGAGGATATCATTTACCATCTGCTTTCAACGGATAAAGGGAAGGAAGTACTCTTTCCTCTCTTTTACGAAGCCGCAAATCTTTCAAACGCTCTATCGAACCTGAACGCTTTATTGTCTGAGGCAACCAGATCCCTGGATTGGGGTAAAATCACTTACGCGGTTTTCACGGGACTCACTGCCGGATACTGTGGCTCTTTCAACAGAGCTTTCTTTCTCCACTATGTACCGAAGGAAGAAAAATTTGAGATAACAAGTGCTTTTGGACCCGCTGACAATGAGGAGGCCCATCGTGTGTGGGAAGAAATAGAGCTTCTTGACATGGGGCTTTCAGATTTCTTTGCAAATTACAATCAAAAGGCATTCGAATCTCGGTTAGAAAAAAGAGTCAAAGGTATTGAAATAACCTTCAGTGAGTTTGAAGGAACTTCTCTGCAGGAAATCGTGGAAAAGAAAAAAATGTATCATATACAGAGCGTGGAAGAGCTTCCTGAAACCCTAAGAAACAAACTCGGTTTTTCTGGTGAAATGTTGGCTGTGCCGGTCTTCACATCCATGCGCTTTTTTGGAATCTTTCTACTCGATAATTATTTCGACAAAAAACCTATATCAAGGTTGCAGAAGAAAGTTGCCGAAATTTTCTCAAAGCAATATTCCGTCCTTTGGGAAAGCCACATACTTTTTTCGAAAACAAAAGAACTTGCAGAAAAAGATTCAATAACAGGTCTGTACAACCGTCATGAGCTCAACAAGTTCATAAATGACCAGACATCTTTTGACACAGATATTTGCTCTCTCGTGTTCATAGATGTGGATAGGTTCAAGGCCGTGAACGACAAACATGGCCATTCAGAAGGGGATCGGGTACTGAAAAAGATCGGAGATATTATTCTCTCTGAAACGAGAACTGGGGTCGATCGCGCCTTTCGATATGGTGGCGATGAATTTGTGATCTTGCTGCCTCTTGAAAAAAACGCGGCGAGAAACGTGATAGAAAGAATAAAAAAACGTATAGAAACTACCACACCTGTATCAATATCTTATGGTATAGCAAGCTTCCCCGATGATTCCAAGGACTTCCACGAACTGCTTAAACTTGCCGACAAACGCACATATTTAATGAAACGAGAAAAGTCAGAATAA
- a CDS encoding 8-oxoguanine deaminase codes for MKTVLKNIEKLATMNSKMEELSNAYILIEDNVIKEVGTGEAPIADRVIDLSGRVVLPGFVNTHHHLYQSLFRNVPAVSSAKLFDWLVYLYELWKNIDNEAVYVSAAVGIYEMMLTGTTTTTDMLYLHPRGKSNFIDSEIDAARRCGIRFHPTRGSMSLSKKDGGLPPDSVVQTEEEIIEDSVRLIEKYHDSKKYAMTRIALAPCSPFSVTEQSMIRTLELAEKYDVLLHTHLAETKDEEEYCLEKVGLRPIDYMEKIGWLNPRVWFAHLVWLSDEDIKKLAANDCGMAHCPTSNMRLGSGIAPVREMKDNNIRIGLAVDGSASNDSGNMLLEARNAMMLQRVAKGADALTPRDVLYMATMGGAKVLRMDDYIGSIEPGKAADIIAFDLNQLSLAGGLADPVASVVMCDPGRVDFVMVNGELRIEHGHIKDDELQELIKRQNELSKMLIGY; via the coding sequence ATGAAGACAGTTCTTAAAAACATTGAAAAACTCGCTACTATGAATTCTAAAATGGAGGAACTCTCAAATGCTTACATACTCATTGAAGATAACGTCATAAAAGAAGTGGGAACGGGTGAAGCCCCTATTGCGGATAGAGTAATTGATCTTTCGGGAAGGGTTGTATTACCGGGCTTTGTGAATACCCATCACCACCTCTACCAGTCGCTTTTCCGTAATGTGCCTGCGGTGTCATCGGCAAAGCTGTTCGATTGGTTGGTGTACCTTTATGAGCTCTGGAAGAACATCGATAACGAAGCCGTCTATGTGAGTGCCGCTGTTGGTATTTACGAGATGATGCTCACAGGGACGACTACAACAACCGATATGCTTTATCTTCACCCCAGAGGGAAGAGCAATTTCATCGATTCAGAAATAGATGCCGCTCGAAGGTGTGGAATAAGGTTTCATCCCACGAGAGGTTCCATGTCACTATCGAAAAAAGATGGGGGCTTGCCGCCGGATTCCGTTGTTCAGACAGAAGAAGAGATAATAGAGGATTCCGTCAGGCTCATCGAAAAGTACCATGATTCAAAGAAATACGCCATGACGAGAATTGCCCTCGCTCCCTGTTCGCCCTTCTCGGTAACAGAACAGTCGATGATAAGGACGCTGGAACTAGCCGAGAAATATGATGTCCTCCTCCACACCCATCTCGCGGAGACAAAGGATGAGGAGGAATATTGTCTTGAAAAGGTTGGGCTCAGGCCTATTGATTACATGGAAAAAATAGGCTGGTTGAATCCGAGAGTTTGGTTTGCCCATCTTGTATGGCTTTCTGATGAAGACATAAAGAAACTGGCGGCAAATGATTGTGGTATGGCTCACTGTCCAACTTCCAATATGCGACTTGGATCTGGTATCGCACCCGTTAGGGAGATGAAAGACAACAATATACGCATCGGACTGGCCGTCGACGGTAGCGCCTCCAACGATTCTGGTAACATGTTGCTCGAAGCGCGAAACGCGATGATGCTCCAGCGTGTGGCAAAGGGAGCTGATGCTTTAACCCCCAGGGATGTCCTATACATGGCAACCATGGGCGGTGCAAAAGTCCTCAGGATGGATGATTACATAGGATCTATTGAACCAGGAAAAGCTGCCGATATCATTGCATTCGACCTCAACCAACTCTCCCTCGCGGGAGGGCTTGCTGATCCTGTGGCTTCTGTGGTGATGTGTGATCCTGGTAGGGTTGATTTTGTTATGGTAAACGGAGAGCTGAGGATTGAGCACGGACACATTAAAGACGATGAACTCCAGGAACTCATCAAGCGTCAAAATGAACTTTCAAAAATGCTGATAGGTTATTGA
- a CDS encoding sodium:proton antiporter: MIQYFSLVLIAIGIYGLLSQKNLVKLIVSLNIAELGVNLFIVSIGYVADGKVPILSPAVNRSTMNFVDPLPQALVLTAIVIGVGVTALALSLVLKVKESYGTIELDEIRGDKA, encoded by the coding sequence ATGATTCAGTACTTTTCTCTTGTGCTAATTGCCATTGGAATATATGGTCTGCTATCGCAAAAGAATCTGGTCAAGCTCATTGTTTCATTGAACATAGCTGAACTTGGAGTGAACCTTTTCATTGTCTCCATTGGATATGTGGCTGATGGGAAAGTTCCAATACTTTCTCCGGCTGTCAACAGGAGTACGATGAACTTCGTAGACCCTCTCCCTCAGGCTCTTGTCCTGACGGCGATTGTTATCGGCGTCGGTGTAACAGCCCTCGCACTATCTTTAGTTCTGAAAGTGAAAGAATCCTATGGAACCATCGAATTGGACGAAATAAGGGGGGATAAGGCATGA
- the mnhG gene encoding monovalent cation/H(+) antiporter subunit G — MEIIGYTLMTIGSLFYLLGGLGVLRMPDVYNRLQAGTKATTLGSFSFILGVGFIHPEWLLKTIVIVAFIAITNPVGSSALARASLKSGVKPDPRTDMGEYLPKEGSEEE; from the coding sequence ATGGAGATAATCGGATACACACTAATGACTATCGGTTCGCTTTTCTATCTCCTCGGAGGGCTTGGTGTACTGAGAATGCCTGATGTGTACAACAGATTGCAGGCAGGTACCAAAGCCACTACCCTTGGCTCCTTTTCATTCATACTGGGGGTAGGCTTCATTCACCCCGAATGGCTGTTGAAAACGATAGTGATAGTCGCTTTCATAGCTATTACGAATCCTGTTGGGAGTTCGGCATTGGCAAGGGCTTCTTTGAAATCTGGTGTTAAGCCCGACCCAAGAACGGACATGGGAGAATACCTTCCCAAAGAGGGGAGTGAAGAGGAGTGA
- a CDS encoding Na+/H+ antiporter subunit E, with amino-acid sequence MTLNFLSVFVVTYLMWIGFTTSLTSAELLMGLVVALLVAAVMARYSKMKIGIDFPIRAIKFIFGYLPVFIVAMVKANLDVAKRVLNPNLPINPAIVKVPVKLKGEISKLTLANSITLTPGTLSLDIDEEGIFVHWIDKQAVDTEDIKKAIVGSFEEKIGGIFE; translated from the coding sequence ATGACCCTGAATTTTCTTTCTGTTTTTGTGGTGACTTACCTAATGTGGATAGGTTTTACGACAAGCTTAACCTCTGCGGAATTGCTTATGGGCCTTGTCGTCGCATTGCTGGTAGCAGCCGTTATGGCACGCTATTCGAAGATGAAAATTGGTATTGATTTCCCGATAAGGGCAATTAAGTTCATTTTCGGGTATCTACCAGTTTTCATCGTCGCAATGGTCAAAGCCAACCTTGATGTTGCAAAAAGAGTTCTCAACCCAAACCTACCCATAAACCCAGCTATCGTGAAAGTACCTGTGAAATTGAAGGGAGAAATTTCAAAGCTGACCCTTGCGAATTCCATAACGCTTACCCCCGGCACTCTCAGTCTCGATATAGACGAAGAAGGAATTTTCGTCCATTGGATCGACAAGCAGGCCGTGGATACGGAAGACATAAAGAAAGCCATCGTGGGCAGCTTTGAAGAAAAGATCGGAGGGATCTTCGAATGA
- a CDS encoding NAD(P)/FAD-dependent oxidoreductase: MFVEVAIVGAGPAGITCAIQLEHHGIEFSLIEKERIGGLLLNANLVENLPLLPPIPGKEVVKMLKNTLERRGIDILYATVRTIEKIGSGFVLHHSDGIIQSRYIVLATGTLPKRIKAFEVSPRIVYEPFKLFDVVGKCIAIAGSGEAAFDAALNLAKRNNVVLFTKHEPHKVSPKLIERASKLKNIELKLCEPVKSVQVKGDGLLISTKASLAFYDYLLISIGRRANNGMISEDLLNCEELFLAGDVKRGALGQATMAMGDGMEAAQKIIERLRRRNRN, translated from the coding sequence GTGTTTGTAGAAGTAGCCATCGTCGGGGCAGGGCCAGCAGGAATAACCTGCGCCATTCAACTGGAACATCATGGGATTGAATTCTCGTTAATTGAGAAGGAAAGAATCGGTGGATTGTTACTCAACGCCAATCTTGTAGAAAACTTACCACTGTTGCCACCAATACCGGGCAAAGAGGTTGTGAAGATGCTGAAAAATACTCTCGAAAGGCGAGGAATAGATATCCTTTATGCGACCGTCAGAACGATTGAGAAGATTGGGTCAGGGTTTGTGCTTCATCACAGTGATGGCATCATCCAGTCACGCTATATCGTGCTAGCCACGGGTACTTTACCAAAGCGGATCAAAGCGTTTGAAGTTTCACCACGAATTGTTTATGAGCCTTTCAAGCTCTTTGATGTTGTGGGGAAATGCATAGCCATTGCAGGTTCAGGGGAAGCGGCTTTTGATGCTGCTTTGAACCTTGCAAAACGAAACAACGTGGTACTGTTCACTAAGCACGAGCCCCACAAGGTTTCGCCAAAGCTTATAGAGAGGGCCTCGAAACTGAAAAATATCGAGCTGAAACTTTGTGAGCCGGTGAAAAGCGTGCAGGTAAAAGGTGACGGCCTTTTGATAAGCACAAAAGCTTCATTGGCTTTTTACGATTACCTCTTGATAAGCATTGGCAGAAGAGCGAACAATGGCATGATATCCGAAGACTTGTTGAATTGCGAGGAACTCTTTCTTGCAGGTGATGTAAAGCGAGGTGCTCTTGGACAGGCTACGATGGCTATGGGCGATGGTATGGAAGCTGCGCAGAAAATTATAGAAAGGTTGAGAAGGAGGAATCGCAATTGA
- the mbhE gene encoding hydrogen gas-evolving membrane-bound hydrogenase subunit E — MKKFIAALIAFLFFIMFISVLNSDTETLQGIPEFGKVDLSERVSEKYISKSVNGDNGEIIYGETKDAESGSANVVTSIVVNYRSFDTLGEVTVLFLSATGVAILIGGGRRKVLPISVNPIVRISARIVATLLLVFGAYIFIHGHLTPGGGFPGGTIIAAGMLLMLLVDDKKRAPKALKVLEGTMGFVYVAVGIAGLLVTGSFLQNFLPTGTVGDLLSAGIIPVVYSIIGLKVGAELSGLLDDFFAEEGEE; from the coding sequence ATGAAGAAATTCATCGCTGCGCTGATTGCATTTCTGTTCTTCATTATGTTTATCAGCGTCCTTAATTCTGACACAGAAACACTTCAAGGTATTCCTGAATTTGGGAAAGTAGATCTTTCTGAACGCGTCTCTGAGAAATACATTTCCAAATCTGTCAACGGAGACAACGGTGAAATAATCTATGGTGAAACAAAAGATGCCGAAAGTGGTTCTGCGAACGTGGTGACTTCAATAGTAGTCAACTATCGATCATTTGATACTCTCGGTGAGGTTACTGTTCTCTTTCTTTCAGCAACAGGTGTTGCCATCCTTATAGGGGGCGGCCGAAGGAAAGTTCTTCCCATCTCAGTGAATCCAATAGTCAGAATATCTGCGAGGATAGTAGCCACCCTACTTTTGGTATTTGGCGCTTACATATTCATCCATGGACACCTGACTCCTGGAGGCGGTTTCCCAGGCGGTACGATAATCGCTGCGGGTATGCTCCTCATGCTTTTGGTAGATGATAAAAAGAGAGCTCCTAAAGCTCTGAAAGTCCTTGAAGGTACGATGGGGTTCGTATATGTTGCAGTCGGTATCGCTGGACTCCTCGTGACAGGTTCTTTCTTGCAGAACTTTCTACCAACCGGCACAGTTGGTGATCTTCTCAGTGCCGGGATAATACCTGTTGTTTATTCCATAATAGGCCTAAAGGTAGGAGCAGAGCTCTCCGGACTCCTTGACGACTTTTTCGCAGAGGAGGGAGAGGAATGA
- a CDS encoding radical SAM protein — MKILKQFGRDDIAWVFLGETSKGNLVEFVESVQPPIPREEKEVVIISTLVGCPIGCYMCDAGGFYHGKLTVDEMLEQIDHVVLNRFGRFSVPSKKFKIQFARMGEPALNDAVLEVLDTLPARYDAPGLLPSISTVAPVGRESFFEQLIKIKNRHYKGRFQLQFSIHSTDPDQRDRIIPIKKWSFEQIAEFGERFYTEGDRKVTLNFALGKDNIVDPKRLAEFFDPGKFLIKITPVNPTYRAIENGVESGVDVKYQTLPYHPRLLESLHEIGFEVIVSIGELEENKIGSNCGQYVQRHLLSDLQISGAYELARNSKIV, encoded by the coding sequence TTGAAAATCCTCAAGCAGTTTGGTAGAGATGATATAGCCTGGGTCTTTCTTGGTGAGACATCAAAAGGCAATCTGGTGGAATTCGTGGAATCCGTCCAGCCACCCATTCCGAGGGAAGAAAAAGAAGTGGTGATCATTTCCACCCTCGTAGGTTGCCCTATTGGGTGCTATATGTGTGATGCTGGCGGTTTTTATCATGGGAAACTCACCGTCGATGAGATGCTCGAGCAGATCGATCACGTGGTTCTGAATCGGTTCGGGCGTTTCTCCGTGCCTTCCAAGAAGTTTAAAATTCAGTTTGCGAGAATGGGAGAACCTGCTTTGAACGATGCGGTTCTCGAAGTGCTGGATACATTGCCAGCGCGTTACGATGCACCGGGTCTGCTTCCTTCCATATCCACAGTTGCACCGGTGGGAAGGGAGAGCTTTTTTGAACAACTTATAAAGATAAAGAATCGACATTACAAAGGCCGGTTTCAGCTCCAGTTCTCAATACACTCCACCGATCCTGATCAGAGGGACAGAATAATCCCGATTAAGAAATGGAGCTTCGAGCAGATAGCCGAATTTGGAGAGCGTTTTTACACTGAGGGAGACAGGAAGGTCACTTTGAACTTTGCCCTTGGGAAGGATAATATCGTTGATCCAAAAAGGCTCGCTGAATTTTTCGATCCTGGAAAATTTCTTATCAAGATAACCCCCGTCAACCCAACATACAGGGCCATCGAAAACGGAGTTGAATCGGGTGTAGATGTGAAGTACCAAACGCTACCATATCATCCAAGACTTCTTGAAAGCTTACATGAAATCGGTTTTGAAGTAATCGTAAGCATAGGGGAACTCGAAGAGAACAAAATAGGTAGTAACTGCGGTCAGTACGTTCAAAGACATCTATTGAGTGATCTTCAGATATCAGGTGCTTATGAATTAGCAAGAAATTCAAAGATAGTCTAG
- a CDS encoding isochorismatase family cysteine hydrolase, whose product MTLSNSEYKKNSVWDSLAYYRTRHPFKRGKNPALLVIDAQKYFFNNVSRAFVSDSVSVLPYIESLVNAFNNRGLPVFLTRHVDVEGGPMHRWWGTVMKSTDPMTELIIENGEIIIKHSYDSFYRTNLSKKLKENNIDQLIVCGVQTHLCVSTTVRSAFIRGFNPVVVVDAVASKNRELHNGALLELAHGFAMIATTGEVMACL is encoded by the coding sequence ATGACTCTATCGAATAGTGAATATAAAAAAAACTCGGTATGGGATTCGCTTGCTTACTATCGAACAAGGCACCCTTTCAAAAGGGGAAAAAATCCCGCTTTACTCGTGATTGATGCTCAGAAATACTTTTTTAATAACGTTTCACGAGCTTTTGTTTCGGATTCAGTCAGCGTCTTGCCATATATTGAATCTCTTGTAAATGCTTTTAATAATAGAGGGTTACCAGTATTTTTAACACGCCATGTAGACGTGGAAGGAGGTCCTATGCACCGCTGGTGGGGAACAGTTATGAAATCGACGGATCCAATGACAGAGCTAATTATTGAAAATGGTGAGATAATAATAAAGCATTCGTATGACAGTTTTTATCGAACGAATCTATCCAAGAAACTGAAAGAAAACAATATTGACCAGCTGATAGTTTGCGGAGTGCAGACACATTTGTGTGTGAGCACTACTGTACGTTCTGCCTTCATAAGGGGGTTTAATCCCGTGGTCGTAGTAGACGCTGTTGCGTCTAAAAACAGGGAACTGCATAATGGCGCATTATTAGAGCTTGCTCATGGATTTGCGATGATTGCCACAACCGGGGAGGTCATGGCGTGTTTGTAG
- a CDS encoding Na(+)/H(+) antiporter subunit B, translating to MNIISFIIGIVIVVSSIVAIEAKRLLTSIVMLSLTSLLAVVSFVLLKAPDVAITEASVGAGLTTAIFLLTLKRLGKEESK from the coding sequence GTGAATATTATTTCCTTCATAATCGGCATAGTTATCGTGGTGAGCTCTATCGTTGCCATCGAAGCAAAACGCCTTTTAACATCTATTGTGATGCTCTCGCTGACCAGTCTGCTCGCTGTTGTTTCTTTTGTTTTGCTTAAAGCTCCAGACGTAGCTATCACGGAAGCTTCTGTTGGTGCGGGGCTCACAACAGCAATATTCCTCCTTACCTTGAAAAGATTGGGAAAGGAGGAATCAAAATGA